A genomic region of Rhodococcus pyridinivorans contains the following coding sequences:
- a CDS encoding lysylphosphatidylglycerol synthase transmembrane domain-containing protein: MAQPHDDPPCPDATPRRGSFRWIKWVSAIALVALLTVEAIYLWPTMSDSWRAVTEMHWGWFAAAVLAQMISLSGFAGVQQRLLRAGGVRVGHWRSASVIYGSTAMAVTLPAGPVFSTAFTYKQTRKWGATPVVASWQLAVSGVIAAVTLASVGMIGAFAVGSRISPVTLVLSLAGAIALIFGLRYVAKNPTSIEAAGTWVLRRVNRITRKPRDTGFDVFERTLAQLESVELARRDGVAAVAWSAVHRAADVACLGLACWAVGGSPSVAGLFIAFAAAKAVGSVPLAPGGLGFVDGTLIATLTAAGLSASQSLAAVFVYRMVSFAFVALAGWATVAAMYRGNGPDEIDPIAERAEHERSALERRRRPVENPEPA; this comes from the coding sequence GTGGCGCAGCCGCACGACGATCCTCCATGCCCCGACGCCACGCCGCGTCGGGGCTCGTTCCGGTGGATCAAGTGGGTGTCGGCGATCGCCCTCGTGGCTCTGCTGACGGTCGAGGCGATCTACCTGTGGCCGACGATGAGCGACTCGTGGCGCGCGGTCACGGAGATGCACTGGGGCTGGTTCGCGGCGGCCGTGCTGGCGCAGATGATCTCCCTCAGCGGCTTCGCGGGAGTGCAGCAGCGACTGCTCCGCGCCGGCGGGGTGCGCGTCGGGCACTGGCGTTCGGCGTCGGTGATCTACGGCAGCACGGCGATGGCGGTGACCCTACCCGCAGGTCCGGTCTTCTCCACGGCCTTCACCTACAAGCAGACCCGCAAGTGGGGTGCGACCCCCGTGGTCGCCTCGTGGCAACTCGCGGTTTCCGGCGTCATCGCGGCCGTGACCCTGGCGTCGGTGGGCATGATCGGTGCGTTCGCGGTCGGCAGCCGGATCAGCCCCGTCACTCTCGTGTTGTCGCTCGCGGGCGCGATCGCGTTGATCTTCGGCCTGCGGTACGTCGCGAAGAACCCCACGTCGATCGAGGCGGCGGGCACGTGGGTGCTCCGTCGGGTCAACCGCATCACGAGGAAGCCGAGGGACACCGGCTTCGACGTCTTCGAACGCACCCTCGCGCAGCTCGAGTCCGTCGAACTCGCGCGTCGCGACGGTGTGGCCGCGGTGGCGTGGTCGGCCGTGCACCGTGCAGCCGATGTCGCGTGCCTCGGACTGGCGTGTTGGGCTGTCGGCGGCTCCCCGTCGGTGGCGGGGTTGTTCATCGCGTTCGCGGCGGCGAAGGCCGTGGGCAGCGTGCCGCTCGCACCGGGCGGCCTCGGATTCGTGGACGGCACCCTCATCGCGACGCTCACCGCTGCCGGGCTGAGCGCGTCGCAGTCGCTGGCAGCGGTCTTCGTGTATCGGATGGTGAGCTTCGCGTTCGTGGCCCTGGCGGGCTGGGCCACCGTCGCCGCGATGTACCGGGGCAACGGACCCGACGAGATCGATCCGATCGCCGAGCGCGCAGAACACGAGCGCAGCGCCCTGGAGCGGCGGCGTCGTCCGGTCGAGAATCCCGAGCCGGCGTGA
- a CDS encoding adenylate/guanylate cyclase domain-containing protein, which yields MVSMGASNLFGAMLVFAFVRYGIPIAETDAIIADRVRNFAVFAVYLVFAGIVSLGAAAITLRSVVRWQLRGGPPTRAEQMAALHAPLRQAIVHLGLWLLGGVLFVFLTAEEMPSLAVAVSVTVAMAATSTFGFTYMLGERILRPVAARALSEGNFDRTMAPGVGTRLAMTWGLGTLMPVAGIVLLCVTQLSANTDFDADALALSVLALAVTSIGLALVLSLLTSAQISDPIKQLRWAIERVQRGASGVQVEVFDGSEIGRLQVGFNRMMAESDERRRLRELFGQHVGEDVARRALQYGTELGGETRYVAVLFVDMVGSTATAAERPPSEVVELLNEFFRVVVEVVDHHHGFVNKFMGDAALVIFGAPLDRPDAPTAALAAARELRFALDEITGLDVGIGVSAGLAVAGNIGAAERFEYTVIGDPVNEASRLTELAKLRPSRVLASSSALYFADDEERSHWELGDEVQLRGRRRMTHLAWPVRYPGAPGEANGTDTSTDE from the coding sequence ATGGTCTCCATGGGCGCGTCGAACCTGTTCGGTGCGATGCTCGTGTTCGCCTTCGTCCGGTACGGCATCCCCATCGCCGAGACCGACGCCATCATCGCGGATCGGGTCCGCAACTTCGCGGTCTTCGCGGTGTACCTGGTCTTCGCCGGCATCGTGAGCCTCGGCGCCGCAGCGATCACGCTGCGCTCTGTCGTCCGGTGGCAGCTCCGCGGCGGCCCGCCCACCCGGGCCGAACAGATGGCGGCCCTGCACGCCCCGCTGCGACAGGCGATCGTGCACCTCGGTCTGTGGCTGCTCGGCGGCGTGCTCTTCGTCTTCCTCACCGCCGAGGAGATGCCGTCGCTCGCGGTGGCGGTCTCGGTCACCGTCGCAATGGCCGCGACCAGCACCTTCGGTTTCACCTACATGCTCGGTGAACGCATCCTGCGGCCGGTCGCCGCGCGGGCGCTGAGCGAGGGAAACTTCGACCGGACGATGGCTCCCGGCGTCGGCACGCGCCTGGCCATGACCTGGGGCCTGGGCACGCTCATGCCGGTCGCCGGGATCGTGCTGCTGTGCGTGACGCAGTTGAGCGCCAACACCGACTTCGACGCCGACGCGCTCGCCCTGTCCGTGCTCGCTCTCGCGGTGACGTCGATCGGTCTCGCGCTCGTGTTGTCGCTGCTGACGTCGGCGCAGATCTCCGACCCGATCAAGCAGTTGCGCTGGGCGATCGAACGCGTGCAACGCGGCGCCTCGGGAGTGCAGGTCGAGGTGTTCGACGGCAGTGAGATCGGACGCCTACAGGTCGGCTTCAACCGCATGATGGCCGAGTCCGACGAACGCCGGCGTCTACGGGAGTTGTTCGGTCAGCACGTCGGTGAGGACGTCGCGCGCCGGGCCCTGCAGTACGGCACCGAGCTCGGTGGTGAGACGCGCTACGTCGCGGTGCTGTTCGTCGACATGGTGGGTTCGACGGCGACGGCCGCCGAGCGCCCACCGAGCGAGGTCGTCGAACTGCTCAACGAGTTCTTCCGTGTCGTCGTCGAGGTGGTCGACCATCATCACGGCTTCGTCAACAAGTTCATGGGCGACGCGGCATTGGTGATCTTCGGCGCTCCCCTCGACCGGCCGGACGCCCCCACGGCGGCGCTCGCGGCGGCCCGCGAACTGCGTTTCGCTCTGGACGAGATCACCGGACTCGATGTCGGGATCGGCGTGTCGGCGGGACTCGCGGTGGCCGGCAACATCGGCGCGGCGGAGCGCTTCGAGTACACGGTGATCGGCGACCCGGTCAACGAGGCCTCGCGCCTGACCGAGCTGGCGAAACTGCGTCCGAGTAGGGTTCTCGCGTCGTCGAGCGCGTTGTACTTCGCGGACGACGAGGAGCGCAGCCACTGGGAACTCGGCGACGAGGTGCAGCTTCGCGGCCGGCGGCGGATGACCCATCTCGCATGGCCGGTTCGCTATCCCGGAGCCCCCGGAGAAGCGAACGGGACGGACACTTCGACGGACGAGTGA
- the macS gene encoding MacS family sensor histidine kinase codes for MRPPPTGPDADAPLWRAAQVFRLVTVAYAVGSQFSTVVNYTRPGLSWFFTGVLVTWSLVSAVLLSREARLRRTVTVVDQILAVALMAATRLVADHDWYSNHQTMPTTLWVANAVLSAAILGGPLTGIGSALLMSVVSAVVRDQINLDLWRDATAPVLVACGVAMGFATTTARSAHRQLEQAVRVAAATEERDRLARQVHDGVLQVLALVQRRGLELGGDATELAELAREQETALRQLISEQDTDVDRGGEHADLTALVRARAGTGATVSAPAGPIMIPRDRAEELAALTTAALSNTQLHAGAGAAAYILLEDLGDEIVLSIRDDGVGIEPGRLDEAREQGRMGVSKSIVGRAEWLGGVALLDSDVGEGTEWEIRVPKGNEWPRSARKHTRTAQKNAAPSA; via the coding sequence ATGAGGCCGCCTCCGACCGGTCCCGACGCGGATGCACCCCTGTGGCGGGCCGCCCAGGTCTTCCGGCTCGTGACCGTCGCATATGCGGTGGGATCGCAGTTCTCGACCGTCGTGAACTACACCCGTCCGGGCTTGTCGTGGTTCTTCACCGGGGTGCTCGTGACGTGGTCGCTCGTCTCGGCGGTGTTGCTCTCCCGCGAGGCACGACTGCGCCGCACGGTCACCGTGGTGGACCAGATCCTCGCCGTCGCGTTGATGGCGGCGACCCGGCTGGTCGCCGACCACGACTGGTACAGCAACCACCAGACCATGCCCACCACGCTGTGGGTCGCCAACGCCGTGCTGTCGGCCGCGATCCTCGGCGGTCCGCTCACGGGCATCGGCTCGGCGCTGCTGATGTCCGTCGTCAGCGCGGTGGTGCGCGACCAGATCAACCTCGACCTGTGGCGCGACGCGACGGCGCCGGTGCTCGTCGCGTGCGGTGTGGCAATGGGTTTCGCCACCACCACCGCGCGCAGTGCGCACCGGCAACTCGAGCAGGCCGTGCGCGTGGCAGCGGCCACCGAGGAACGGGACCGGCTCGCCCGGCAGGTGCACGACGGCGTGCTGCAGGTGCTCGCGCTCGTGCAGCGGCGCGGACTCGAGCTGGGCGGTGATGCGACGGAACTCGCCGAGTTGGCCCGCGAACAGGAGACCGCGCTGCGGCAGCTGATCTCCGAACAGGACACCGACGTCGACCGCGGCGGTGAGCATGCCGACCTCACCGCCCTCGTCCGGGCCAGGGCCGGGACCGGTGCGACGGTGTCCGCGCCCGCCGGCCCGATCATGATCCCGCGGGATCGAGCGGAGGAACTCGCGGCGCTCACGACAGCGGCGCTGTCGAACACGCAACTGCACGCCGGCGCCGGTGCCGCCGCCTACATCCTCCTCGAGGATCTCGGCGACGAGATCGTACTCAGCATCCGGGACGACGGCGTCGGGATCGAACCGGGCAGACTCGACGAAGCTCGCGAACAGGGACGCATGGGGGTGTCCAAGTCGATCGTCGGGCGAGCGGAATGGCTCGGCGGCGTCGCACTGCTCGACAGCGATGTAGGCGAAGGAACCGAATGGGAGATCCGGGTACCGAAGGGGAATGAGTGGCCGAGATCAGCGCGGAAACACACGAGAACAGCACAGAAGAACGCAGCACCGTCAGCGTGA
- a CDS encoding response regulator produces the protein MVVDDHPIWRNAVGRDLEEAGFTVVAEADGVASAARRAAVVRPDVVLMDMAMPDGTGTEATRAVLEVSPDSRVLVLSASSERDDVLGAVKAGASGYLVKSASVHELVDAVLATARGQAVFTPGLAGLVLGEYRRMSNDVADRRPPPTLTGRETEVLRLVAKGLSAKQIAARLTLSHRTVENHVQAALRKLQLANRVELTRYVIEQGLE, from the coding sequence ATGGTGGTCGACGACCACCCGATCTGGCGCAACGCCGTCGGACGTGACCTCGAGGAGGCCGGGTTCACCGTCGTCGCCGAGGCCGACGGTGTCGCGAGCGCCGCGCGCCGTGCCGCCGTCGTCCGCCCCGACGTCGTGCTCATGGACATGGCGATGCCCGACGGCACCGGCACCGAGGCGACCCGCGCGGTCCTCGAGGTCTCCCCGGACAGCCGGGTGCTGGTCCTGTCGGCGTCCTCCGAACGCGACGACGTCCTCGGCGCGGTCAAGGCGGGCGCGTCCGGCTATCTCGTGAAGAGCGCCTCGGTGCACGAACTCGTCGACGCCGTCCTCGCGACCGCGCGGGGACAGGCCGTCTTCACCCCCGGACTGGCCGGGCTCGTGCTCGGCGAGTACCGCCGGATGTCGAACGACGTCGCCGACCGGAGACCCCCACCGACCCTGACCGGCCGGGAGACCGAAGTGTTGCGTCTCGTCGCGAAAGGGTTGTCGGCGAAACAGATCGCAGCGCGACTGACGCTCAGCCACCGCACGGTGGAGAACCACGTCCAAGCGGCGCTACGCAAACTGCAGCTCGCCAACCGCGTCGAACTCACCCGCTACGTCATCGAACAGGGCCTCGAATAG
- a CDS encoding DUF1707 SHOCT-like domain-containing protein, whose protein sequence is MEPKDLRVSDAEREHVGELLQRAVGQGMLSLGEFTERMDTVLAAKTRGDLNQVLVDLPGIQIRPEFQEQNLPGMSQAHYPAPSAAGYPAPSAAAFPATGQGAPLVIKGRVSGIERKGRWHVPPAVVLDTVASSVTLDFTEAVMQTQVVRIDVSDYLSSINIVLPAEATADVNGVENVASSVSSKVRGGAPYGPLHVVVTGKVRGGSFNVTHPLSTRLRKFFNGS, encoded by the coding sequence ATGGAACCGAAGGATCTGCGGGTGTCGGACGCCGAGCGCGAGCACGTCGGCGAACTTCTGCAGCGGGCGGTCGGGCAGGGAATGCTCTCGCTCGGGGAGTTCACCGAACGGATGGACACCGTCCTCGCGGCCAAGACCCGAGGCGACCTGAACCAGGTGCTCGTCGACCTGCCCGGTATCCAGATCCGGCCCGAGTTCCAGGAGCAGAATCTGCCGGGCATGTCGCAGGCGCACTATCCGGCGCCGAGTGCGGCCGGCTACCCCGCGCCGAGTGCAGCTGCTTTCCCCGCGACCGGCCAGGGCGCTCCTCTCGTGATCAAGGGCCGCGTCTCCGGCATCGAACGCAAGGGTCGCTGGCACGTGCCGCCCGCCGTCGTTCTCGACACCGTCGCGTCCTCCGTGACCCTCGATTTCACCGAAGCGGTGATGCAGACGCAGGTCGTGCGGATCGACGTGAGCGACTACCTCAGCTCGATCAACATCGTGCTCCCCGCCGAGGCCACGGCCGACGTCAACGGCGTCGAGAACGTCGCGTCGAGCGTGTCGTCGAAGGTGCGCGGCGGAGCGCCGTACGGACCGCTGCACGTCGTGGTGACAGGCAAGGTCCGCGGCGGGAGCTTCAACGTCACCCATCCGCTGTCCACGCGGCTGCGGAAGTTCTTCAACGGCAGCTGA
- a CDS encoding MMPL family transporter produces MFDRWGELVYRARFTVIAVMVAGLLALAGYGLSLNDHLSQSGWDDPGSESVAAAKLADGTFGRDTAGDVLVLYTAPEGSTVDDPEFAAKVTDSLNSLVAEHPDEILKINGAYWPTDDAPSLPSLADPSRQHAIASVAIAGEDDTELTGNFREIKDAFYIDGVDVQLAGLQPISGALNDTMANDIKRMEILAIPAVGILLFFVFGGVVAAALPLITGGLTIVAANGIVRLITNFTEVNSFVAPVVSLIGLGLAIDYGLFMVSRFREELAEGYDTPAAVRRTVVTAGRTVVFSATMVVTSLGGLVLFPQGFLKSVAYGAISAVSLAALLSITILPAILSILGRRIDKFGMKRFGQIQSNEQVENSFLGRLCRWVMVNPMKVTIPTVIGLLLLIMPLTGIKFGGINETYLPPEHPTRVAQETFDELFPGQRAEPVKLVVRGAEGGDLNKIITTASEAPGLVEKFQITGPAKDGVRVLKAGLTDRNESADTVEYLHAAEWPEGVEVLVGGTPAIEQDSIGALLETLPLMVVVVVLLTTLLMFLAFGSLVLPVKAVLMSALGLGSTLGILTWIFIDGNGADLLNFTPGPIMSPVLVLIIAIVYGLSTDYEVFLLSRMVEARSMGASTTESIRIGTAHTGRIITAAALILIVVTGAFGFSELVMMKYIAFGMIAALIIDATVIRMFLVPAVMKLLGDDCWWAPAWMKRIQEKIGLGEPILADELMPEDVPELITVGMFGPATVAATGAHRFPAGAFEGGSDLTQPLPKIAPPRPAAEQRKLRDLTPPPVRRQAPGRPPVRPAAPASGRPPAAPRNGERVPPAAGRPMPASRPVQPGTGPGRPSRPIPEPRRRPEGRPPVDERNGSALPGLGGPEKGVPEKPERRAPEMPQRDVTQRGALDQTQRGALDATQRGASDPSSPSSVPPLPRRQRGEVPPPLPQSFIRPPAVPGDAEALPGAPAPRPSEPGTGRGRDPQAIENWLSQLRRTSPGGESSAQRPRPTSDAPRPSAPDSQRPPTSEAQRPPAQGPARPPVPGTQQPPTQGMQPPTQNGPRPPLPSRSRGPEQPPRPAGERPEARADESQPEQNDAESRRRGRHGPDSGRSISVSELIARQRRD; encoded by the coding sequence GTGTTCGACCGTTGGGGAGAGCTCGTCTACCGCGCGCGCTTCACCGTCATTGCGGTGATGGTCGCGGGGTTGCTCGCGCTCGCCGGGTACGGGCTGAGCCTGAACGATCACCTCAGCCAGAGCGGCTGGGACGATCCCGGTTCGGAGTCCGTCGCCGCTGCCAAGCTCGCCGACGGCACCTTCGGCCGCGACACCGCGGGCGACGTGCTGGTGCTGTACACGGCACCCGAGGGCAGCACGGTCGACGATCCCGAGTTCGCGGCGAAGGTCACCGACAGCCTGAACTCGCTGGTCGCCGAGCATCCCGACGAAATCCTCAAGATCAACGGTGCGTACTGGCCCACCGACGACGCGCCGTCGCTGCCGTCGCTGGCCGATCCGTCGCGTCAGCACGCGATCGCGTCGGTCGCGATCGCCGGCGAGGACGACACGGAGCTGACCGGCAACTTCCGCGAGATCAAGGACGCCTTCTACATCGACGGCGTCGACGTGCAGCTCGCCGGTCTGCAGCCGATCTCCGGCGCACTGAACGACACGATGGCCAACGACATCAAGCGCATGGAGATCCTCGCGATCCCGGCCGTCGGCATCCTGTTGTTCTTCGTCTTCGGCGGCGTCGTCGCGGCCGCTCTCCCGCTGATCACCGGTGGTCTCACGATCGTCGCGGCGAACGGCATCGTCCGGTTGATCACCAACTTCACCGAGGTCAACTCGTTCGTCGCACCGGTCGTCTCACTGATCGGCCTGGGCCTGGCGATCGACTACGGCCTGTTCATGGTGTCGCGGTTCCGTGAGGAACTCGCCGAGGGTTACGACACCCCGGCGGCGGTGCGACGCACCGTCGTCACCGCAGGTCGCACGGTGGTGTTCTCGGCGACGATGGTCGTCACCAGCCTCGGTGGTCTCGTGCTGTTCCCGCAGGGCTTCCTCAAGTCGGTCGCCTACGGCGCGATCTCGGCGGTCTCACTGGCTGCCCTGCTGTCGATCACGATCCTGCCCGCCATCCTGAGCATCCTCGGCAGGCGCATCGACAAGTTCGGCATGAAACGCTTCGGGCAGATCCAGTCGAACGAGCAGGTCGAGAACAGTTTCCTCGGCCGCCTGTGCCGCTGGGTGATGGTCAACCCGATGAAGGTGACCATCCCGACGGTCATCGGCCTGCTGCTGCTCATCATGCCGCTGACCGGCATCAAGTTCGGCGGCATCAACGAGACCTACCTGCCGCCCGAGCACCCCACGCGCGTCGCGCAGGAGACCTTCGACGAACTGTTCCCCGGCCAGCGCGCCGAGCCGGTCAAGCTCGTGGTCCGCGGCGCCGAGGGCGGCGACCTCAACAAGATCATCACGACGGCGAGCGAAGCTCCCGGCCTCGTCGAGAAGTTCCAGATCACCGGCCCCGCGAAGGACGGCGTCCGTGTGCTCAAGGCCGGTCTGACCGACCGCAACGAGTCCGCCGACACCGTCGAGTACCTGCACGCAGCCGAATGGCCCGAGGGTGTCGAAGTGCTCGTCGGCGGCACCCCGGCGATCGAGCAGGACTCCATCGGGGCCCTGCTCGAGACCCTGCCGCTGATGGTCGTGGTCGTCGTGCTGTTGACGACGTTGCTGATGTTCCTGGCGTTCGGCTCGCTCGTGCTGCCGGTCAAGGCCGTGTTGATGAGCGCCCTGGGTCTCGGCTCGACGCTGGGCATCCTCACCTGGATCTTCATCGACGGCAACGGCGCCGACCTGCTCAACTTCACCCCGGGGCCGATCATGTCGCCGGTGCTCGTGCTGATCATCGCGATCGTGTACGGCCTGTCGACCGACTACGAGGTGTTCCTGCTCTCCAGAATGGTCGAGGCGAGATCGATGGGGGCGAGCACCACCGAGTCGATCCGTATCGGTACCGCCCACACCGGTCGCATCATCACCGCGGCCGCCCTGATCCTTATCGTCGTCACCGGTGCCTTCGGGTTCTCGGAGCTGGTGATGATGAAGTACATCGCGTTCGGCATGATCGCCGCGCTGATCATCGACGCGACCGTCATCCGCATGTTCCTCGTGCCCGCCGTGATGAAGCTGCTCGGCGACGACTGCTGGTGGGCTCCGGCGTGGATGAAGCGGATCCAGGAGAAGATCGGCTTGGGCGAGCCGATCCTCGCCGACGAACTGATGCCCGAGGACGTTCCCGAGCTCATCACCGTCGGCATGTTCGGGCCGGCGACGGTCGCGGCCACGGGCGCGCACCGCTTCCCGGCAGGTGCCTTCGAGGGCGGCTCCGACCTCACGCAGCCGCTGCCCAAGATCGCTCCGCCGAGGCCGGCCGCCGAACAGCGCAAGCTCCGCGATCTCACGCCGCCGCCGGTGCGACGGCAGGCCCCGGGCCGCCCCCCGGTCCGTCCGGCCGCGCCCGCGTCCGGTCGTCCCCCTGCTGCTCCGCGGAACGGCGAACGGGTGCCGCCCGCAGCCGGGCGTCCGATGCCGGCGAGCCGTCCGGTGCAGCCCGGTACGGGTCCGGGGCGTCCGTCGCGTCCGATCCCGGAGCCGCGTCGTCGCCCGGAGGGTCGGCCGCCGGTGGACGAGCGCAACGGCTCGGCTCTTCCGGGGCTCGGAGGCCCGGAGAAGGGTGTCCCGGAGAAGCCCGAACGTCGTGCCCCCGAGATGCCGCAGCGCGATGTCACGCAGCGCGGTGCGCTCGATCAGACACAGCGCGGTGCGCTCGATGCCACACAGCGCGGTGCGTCCGACCCGTCGTCGCCGTCGTCGGTGCCTCCGCTCCCCCGCCGTCAGCGCGGGGAGGTTCCGCCGCCGCTGCCGCAGTCCTTCATCCGACCGCCCGCTGTCCCGGGCGATGCGGAAGCTCTGCCCGGTGCCCCGGCTCCGCGTCCGAGCGAACCCGGCACCGGTCGTGGACGGGATCCGCAGGCGATCGAGAACTGGCTGTCGCAGTTGCGCCGTACGTCGCCCGGCGGGGAGTCTTCGGCCCAGCGACCGAGGCCCACTTCCGACGCACCGCGCCCCTCGGCGCCGGACTCGCAACGTCCCCCGACATCGGAGGCCCAGCGACCTCCGGCGCAGGGACCTGCCCGACCGCCCGTGCCGGGCACTCAGCAGCCGCCGACGCAGGGCATGCAGCCGCCGACACAGAACGGTCCCCGTCCGCCTCTGCCCTCCCGGTCCCGTGGTCCGGAGCAGCCGCCCCGCCCGGCCGGCGAGCGGCCGGAAGCGCGAGCGGACGAATCGCAGCCGGAGCAGAACGACGCGGAGTCGCGGAGGCGTGGACGCCACGGTCCCGACAGCGGCCGTTCGATCAGCGTCAGTGAGCTGATCGCCCGGCAGCGTCGCGACTGA